The following nucleotide sequence is from Zea mays cultivar B73 chromosome 1, Zm-B73-REFERENCE-NAM-5.0, whole genome shotgun sequence.
CGCACCGGCCTCGCCATCGGGAGGGGGATCACCTTCCCTCGACCCCTCACTGTACGCACCTCTCGCACTCAGCTCCACCGCCCAAAGTAAACCTCACTAAATTGAGGTAGAGTTGGAATGGCACCAGGTTCTGAGGCTCCGCGGGCAGAAGCTAGAGCTTGCGCTGCTCGACGTGGCTCGGCAGCAGGTGAGGTTTCGCTTGGCTTCTCCTCTTCTGCTCTGCGCTGGCATTTTGCAAAACGTGATGCGATGGTGGTTCTGGTGTCCTGAACACGGGCGCTTTGCTACTCGAGATTGCAGGAGGCGGACGAGCTCATCATCGGGCTTCCCGTGTCCGCTGATGGGTCGGAGACACCGCAGTCCAACAAAGTGCGGAGCGTCGTCGGGAGGCTCGCCGTCCAAGCTGCCCAAAGGTGCGCCGCATGCCCCTGTAAATTTGGATCGCTTCAGTGAGCTAGGCTAGCTAGGAGCCGGGTGCTCAGCAGACTCATCGAGACCTCTGAACTGCGTGCATTGCTTCGATGTGTCGTTTGGATGTGTGATGGTTGTTGCGTTTAACTCAGTGGATTTGTTTTCACGGCAGCAGGGGCTTGAGGGTTTATCTGCAGGATGAATATGGAACGTCCACGGACGCCCTAGATTACATGATCTCCAGGTGAATCTTGGTTCATTTTTTGCAATTAGCATACCACGTAACGTAACTCTTTGTCATTTGCTAGCAACATGCACCCTGCTAATTTTTGCTAGTAGTTAGCACAGGCCTGTTTGGATCCAGGTTTGTCAATTTTTAATTGCTTGCTACTACTAGCTATTCAACATGGATCCAACCAAACAGTACCTATTCTGTTCACGGCAAACTGGCAATGATCCGGAACTTTCCCATATCACTGTTGCTGCAACAATTCTAGCTGGACCTTGCTGCTGATTTTAAAATTTGGCCATTTTAAGTATTTACAGTACTGCTCCACCTAGCAACACAAAAGCTCAAGAATGCAAATTCCTTCCTGCACATCGCTGGCTGTTAAATCGTGTCAAATTGTTAGTTCACTGAGAAGCTTGCCTGATTATCGACCTCAATTTTCAGGGGTGTCAAGAAGTCTGCTCGTGACACCAAATCTGATGCATATGCTGCTGTGGTATTTGATGCTACCTAGTATATCTTTCTACTTAGTGTTTATTTCCTCCTGTTTATGATTGCTTCTGGCTAAAGTTACAGCTGATTACTTTTGTTGTAGATGATTTTGAAGAGATATTtcacgtcttcaggtcgaggggcTAAGATTGTTCTCCCCAGGCAACCAGAGTTACAGGACAAGCTAATGGTTCAGTCTAGACAAGATGCTGAAGTTTAGAGAGGCATGTCTTCTATTTTCTCCATAGTAGAGAACATGTCCAGTTGAGGGCACCTCATTTTCTATACCATGTCATCCGCTGTGATGTAGATGATTGTTTGAGATATTGTAATTGTACTGCATCAAAAACACAAGCTGTTTTTAAACCTGGTCCTGTTTGCAAATTGAGTATCATCCCAAAACAAAACTCAGTAACATATTCATTGTTGCATTTCATGATTTTTTCCCCTGGGTATCCTACCTAGATTACTTCTTTCTGAACTCTAGTGTAACTTAGCTCTGTTAAGCAAATCTGTGACATATTTTACCTTATATAGCACTTTATCAGATCATGTATTtacatagtttacatcatggagaGTGCAAAAAAGAATTTGCTCAAAAATAGTCTGGACAGTCCAAGTGGGCATGAAATAAGGTACGTAGTACTTCACAACAATCCCCTATCCCGTCTCATGCAGCAAATATGCTTTTTTTCAATTCAGTACAACTGACCTGTCTTTCCTGGATCTGCATCTATCATGGTTGCTGCAGGCAATGTTTATACATTACTATGAGTACACAATGGAATGCCTGAGCAAAAACCACCAGCATCAATCGAGAATTAACTGATCCGGATCATCTGTTCATATGGTGATGAAGCATCCCAAATCTGTGCGTAAAAGAATCAGTACAGCTTGCTGAATTCAGTCTCCTGTGCTGGTTCACCAATCCGGGGGAAGAATGAATCCCTCTCAAGCATCGTCTGCAGTGAGTCCATCATCCTCACCATGGATGCCCACAAGATTGGCGCAGAGCAAAATGCATATCCAAAGACCGCCAGAGCCCTCACAACACCATCATGGTACCATGGGAATGCCATAACGATGAGCATGCCCACAATTGCAAGCCACGTTGTAAGCACATCAAGTGGCGGGAGCAGAAAAACATTGATAACGAGCACTGACAAGGCAAGCGCGCCAAATAGGTAGACGGACCAGCCCATGATCGGGTGGACTGTGCGTGGGACCACAAAGAATGGAATGGAATATGCAGCCACCATAGCCGCAATTGCAGCCAGCTTGATCAGCCACTGCACCAGGGCACTTTGCTTCTCAGGCCGTCGGTTATAGCACAGTTTGGTGATCCCTGGCCTTGCCAATCTGGTGACTGCTATGATAACTATGTACATCAAAAGCTCCATCAGAATCACTGGCATTTCAGCAGCATACCTGTGAAATGTAAGCAGGTAATTGTTTAGTGGATAGAACATAAAATGAATTTTCTGTCGGCTCAGGTACACATATTTGCTTCTGTGCTGTTTTATTGACTCACCCAAGATCGTCCCAGCGCTGCTTGTGCCAGGAAAGACCTAATGGCAAGACCGGCCAGGACCACCAGTACCAAGGTTTAAACCAAGGTGCGCTGGGGAATGTGATGACACTGTTTGGCCCACAGGGGACATGCCAATGTAGCTTGAGATCTGCAGTGTTAAATCAAAAGGGTGGTTGAAATTTTCAGAAGCAATAGCTGCAGGCAGGTGCATTGGTATTGAAGCTGTGTAGCTGCAGCACTCACAGTAGTATGACGCATCCATTTGATAGCCAAGAGGAAGGCGATAGGTCCCATTGAGCTTTGTGCCATTCTCAGGAGGGTGAAACATTGGTTTGTCGAGCAAGTCTGGGTAGCACCCAACCAAAAAGCCTTGGTCAGCACCATCAGAGTTTTCACGGCCAGTCTCCAGGTCATGAAGCATGCTTCTGAATACATCAATAGAAGGCTGCAGATTGAAGAAGAGTCCAATATTAGTCTGGTTGGCCATTACATGTCTGAGCACAACATATCTCAGTGTGTGAGTTTAACAAGAATCAAGTTATGGATGGTGGGAATTTTCTTTTCAATGGATCATTCATACTGGAAGAAGACGTATACTTCAGCTTTGGGGGTACGCATGCTCAAATTCTATTAGTTTGTAACTGGCATTTTGACTAAAGAAGTTTTGTATGACATAGCTAAGTCAACAAGCTCTCACGATTTCAAGCAAAATGACACAGATTTTGGTTGTATCGGGACAGGTCACAAGTGGAACAACGAAAGTTCAGTACATACCTGGAGCACGAAAAGACCGGTGTGGAAGTAGCACGGGTTGATGAAAACAGCACAGAACTGTCCACATTGGAATAGCTCGTCTGTGTTCTGGAGGAAGATGTTATCGGAATCAATCATGACGACACGCTCGTAGTCCACCAGGGTCCAGGCATAAAGCTTGTTCAGTGTCAGCTTGAACCTCTTGTTGGTCCCTCCTAGGTTGCTCTCGTAAGGATTCCTGAGGTTCTCCACTATCAACACCCTCATGCCATCCTCTTCTGTCCTGCATACGTCCCCTTGTATTGTCAATAGGTGTCTCGTTTCATTTCGCATTTTGCATTCAAAATTCCTAGTTCGTTGAAACAAGTCTTCGTACGAAAGTAAAACAAGTAAGAAAAAAAATGTCCCGTTGACCCTTGTGAAACGATGAAGCCATGTCTTGGGGGACATTCACCGATCGCTATTAATCGTTTGGGACTGACTTTGATACCACCAATGATAAAAGACACAAAAGTGTTGGCTATGAACCTGGTCAGAGAAACTACGGAAAACATTTATTTTTGTACAAACGAAGATCCTCTGTGCAATCactataaaagaaaaaggaaagttgACCAGTGTAAGTGGGTAGCAGAGGATTGAAAAAGTACACGACAGGAAATAGTCAAAGCTTCAGAGCTGTGCATCCATGACAGCATATTCTGTGAGCAACTTTAATAACAAAGTAAGCATTGCAGGATGCAGTGCATATGTCTCGATGTGAGTGGCCGAAGATACCCCCCACAAGAATTTGAAAAAAAAAAACTAGGAGAAGCTTCCTCTCTGCAGGTGGGCCCTGTTCCACTTCCCGAACTAGCAAATCATCGTTCTCCCAGGTACCCGAAAACACGTCACACATCCCCTAGTCTTCGCCTTGAGTTTCTACACTGTAGTTTGCACCGCAACGAGACGCGACGCGGGTTTGCAGTGCGCAATAAAATTATCCGCAAAAAATAACCTTGGAAAGTCTTTGCAAGGAATGGCTTCGAACTCTGGTTTCGCTATTGGTCGACGGAGACGCGTCGGAGCGGACGAGGAAGGCGGCACTCACATTGCGCGGACCCAGTCGCGCGGCACGTCGGCGGAGGCGATGAGGACGCGGTCGGCGTCGGCGCGGACGCGGGGGAGGGAGCGCATCATGACGCGCACGGCGACGTAGAACTCGTAGTCCCGCGGCGTGCCCATGTACATCATCGCGGCGTACGCGTGGCGGTGGCGCGGCGGCGGGCCCTGCACACGCGCCAGGCCCCGCTCCTCGCGCGCCGCCGCGGTCACCACGAGCAGCAGCAAaagcagcagcagcgacgacgccgTCGCGAGCGGGCGCCGCCTGGCGACCGGCGGCAGCCCCGCCATCGCCGCCGTTCCGCGGCCCCACTCCCGCGCGAGGGTCGGCTGATCACCGGCCGTTGACTAGCCCCGGCGATCAGAGCGAACCAATAGGCGCCGCGCTGGGGCCCGGCCCGGGGCGCTGCTTGGCCTTTTTGCCTTGCTCGGCAGTCGTCGGCACCACTGGGTATGTACGCCACGCCCGCGGATGGTGTTTGGAGGAGGAGAATCAGAAGCTGAGATACTTGGCTGCCTCGGCACGATGCTTCTGGTTGGCAAAAGCAAGAGAGAGGAGGAGAGAGGGAGGTCAGAGAGGGGAGGGGAAACGGGGCGGCGTTTATTTATGAGTTCTCGGAGTGAGACCTGCCGGAGTAGCAGATGCTTTCCCCTTGTCCCGGTCCAGCGTACGACGCCCGGCACGCCCCCCACCTGGTACGTATCTGACACGCGGGACCTGGTCTCCGGTCGGCCCCGCCCTCCAGCGACCGGCGACGGTCCGGGCAACAACGCTTCCGTTGTCCACTCGTCCCTCCCTCGGCTGCTCGGCATCGAACCGGACGGCGGGGCGGGGACGCTTTCTTGCTTCCTTCCTTCCTTGTACTGTCAACCAGCCAGTGGGCTTGTCCCGTTGTCCACTATTTTCGTATTTCCTTTTGTTGGTCTAATTTCAGCAAAACCGTACACAATGGCTTGTTTCATATTTAATTACAAGTTTAATGGTACATTTACAAGCTTAAGAAGTTTAGTTGCACATatcaaaacataaaaaattattaCAATGACATAGACATATTTAACCCTATAAAATAGGGGATGCGAAGCTGGTATATGTCACTGTTTTTAGGGTGGAGTTTGAAATAGTGGAAGAGAGAAGAGATAGAATAGGAGATCAGCTGAAGATGTCCTTAGTCACACATAAAACTGTTGATAAAACTGTTTTGCCAAATAGCTTTTTTTTTAAATTTCCAGCTAAACCAAAGAACGCCGTTTATGAAGCTATTTAAGAAAAGAAGGTAGATTTAACAGTGAGTCTGAGCTGTACCAAATGAGACCTAGGACACGCGAGACAAAGTGCTAAAAAGATACGTACTGTACAATATATCGCAGTTATAGCAGTGAGCACGTTCAATTTAATTTGCGACACGACAAGTTGCATCGTAAACCAGACACCGCCATATGACGACCGGGTggtgtgctgtgctgtgctgggCTGGGCGGACTGCGGTGGGTTGGTGAGACGGCTCGGATGGACCACCGGACCCCGTTCTACACGCGCTTGCGAGTTGCAACCCCAACTGCGCAGGGGATATCATGGCTGGCTAGCCGATTGACCAGATTTTTACGCCTCAGATAGTCGGATCGGTTATTTGGTGTATACTATCCATGCAAGCTACCAGGACAGCTGGAGTGGATGCCGTTTGCCTGGGCTTCATTAATGTCGTTCCAATTTTGGCAACTGTAGCTGTAGCTCGAGGTCCCGTGTGGGAGATTTCGTCAGCACTCCCTAGTGTTGCGAATATGGGCCGGGAATATGCGCCGGGCTTTTCGGGTCAGCACGAACACGGTTGTAACACTCAAAATTGTTTACAAGGAATAAATAGCGAATTCCCTATTGTATGTGCCTTATCTGCATCATAAAAAAAAGAACACATATGATtgagatttatttatttaaaacCAATGGTATTAAAATAAAGAGgaaatgcatcatattggatttttgtgtgtgcattaaacaaaataataatgataatgataataagataataattactagaagttgaattaaaccctaaatCGAAAATAGGGTTTTGgaaaaaataaagaaaggaaataTCACATAACACATGGGGAATAAATACTACACATAAATATATCCCCAAATTAGAACTTGTTATGGCACAATATAACCTAAGGATAAATTGGTCACAAGTTTGAATCTAAactagaatttaaatttgaactTGAGAAAATCTAAAatgtaaaagaaaaataaaaagaaaaaggataagacACCTAACTAGGCCCTgacctcattttcggcccagtcCCTATTTTCTCTGCGCGGCCCAGTCTTTTTTTCCCTTGCGCGCGCTCGCCCTCCTGCCCACTCTCTGTCGCGTGGGACCCGCGTACCAGCCGCGACTCCGCGCTGGCTCGCTGGATCTCTCAGTCACGGGCAAAGCGGCCCCGTCTGTCAGAACCATCAACCACCTCCGATCGTGGCGCGGCTCATGCGGACCTGCTCGGACCCTGTGCTAGCTCTATTCCCTCCCTATCTCCTCTCCGCTTCGTGCGCTGGCGGTTGATGGACGGACTCCGAAGACCTCGGCCGTAACAAGATGCCGATCTCGCCGCTGGGACTTCGGCCGCTTGAAGCGGGTCGgtcagctcccctcccctccggtACGCCGGGGATAGCGGGATCCCGATCCGGCCAGGCGCTCCTCGGTCCTATAAGATACGTCCCTGGCTGGACGAATCAGAATCCCCTCTCTCTCGTCATCTACCTTGTGCCGTAGCCTCGTTCGCCCCACGCAGCGCCACCGAAGGAAAGCGTCGCCGTCCTCTCTCCTCGCTTGCCCTGCTGTTCGGAGGTTAGGCTTGGGATCGGGTCCAGGGCCTGCACCGAGCTGGAGCGAAACCATCTGTGGAGCTTTCGGGTGGAATCGACGACCGCGCAGCCATCAATTGCTCACCGGAAACTCCTGCTCCGCCGTGGGACATCCTCTGCCGCGGCCAGGGAGCTTCGCACCATTTATTCCGGTACAAGTCTGTCTCACATGTTCTATGTACACTGGATAGCGATTAGCATCGTTCCAATTTAAGTTCGACCGTGTGTTTGGCCGGATGGCCATCGCCGGGGTTTTCGCCGCCGTGAGGGTCGGCGGCGCCTCCAACCTCAGTTGTCGcgtttggggcaaagaacaggaaCCGTACGATTCTAGCCAACGGCTGAGATTAAGTTTTGCGTACCGTTTCGGCCGGGCACGCTGTGACCGTAGATCTGCGATCCTACGGCTCGGATGAAACCTGGTCTCATTAAATCGTAGGCGTCGGAGTTGGATCCTGTGGCTTTGATCGCGTACCGGTTCGCGTATACAGCAGTTTAATCTGGCGCGCCCAAGCCTGATCCAACGTCCGTGATCAATCCGTACCCTTTCGACCGCATTATTTGCATAAGAGCCCCCGACAAACTAGGAAAATAAACCCACCATCCTTCACAGCTGTTCCCTGTGCCTTAGAATTATTACCTCGAGACCCCTTGACTTTCCTGGaaattgaggcccaatccagtgacgtgttaaaatgaataaatgaattagaaaaggtattttaatacaaaaataaaccctagaacttgtaaaactcatagaaattccatttttggtccaaattaatccattccactttctaaatttttgtaatttaattctctatcacgtagtgtctctgttttatcatgacaacagtaagaaaattaattccacacttaatcctattttaaacacataaaaccttcggaaattcataactccttaaccgtaactccgatcttgagaaatttgctattttgccactctcaattttggctgtctgttattatgccatcccgtgtctatgactagtgggaccgtctgtgtctatgatttgtgggtccgaTGGCATATTGGCGAAGCCCACTaatgataatggcaaaattgccaATGGCTCCTCCGATCTTAGTGGTTCCCGTTCCCACGGTCTCgtggcaacgcgtagatcattattatgcagtaagttcttatgtttggtgtggtgttaattttgtctataccatgtctgtttgtattgctacgactagcagtgaggttacgaggatCTGAAGTTCATCTTgtcacctggaatctcaagtcccaggcaagttgtgcccttgatcacttctttttacccactcatgttctaattaatcataatgatctgcataggtttaactttgatgggacccaata
It contains:
- the LOC100283107 gene encoding holliday junction resolvase, whose protein sequence is MTTAAAVEPAPLVRARACAASASFPPPRRRRAAGAIRASPVPGRTEAAAELPAPLQPNARRRGRDPLWHGGGFSLGVDLGDARTGLAIGRGITFPRPLTVLRLRGQKLELALLDVARQQEADELIIGLPVSADGSETPQSNKVRSVVGRLAVQAAQRGLRVYLQDEYGTSTDALDYMISRGVKKSARDTKSDAYAAVMILKRYFTSSGRGAKIVLPRQPELQDKLMVQSRQDAEV
- the LOC100280284 gene encoding Putative glucuronosyltransferase PGSIP7-like precursor (The RefSeq protein has 1 substitution compared to this genomic sequence); this encodes MAGLPPVARRRPLATASSLLLLLLLLVVTAAAREERGLARVQGPPPRHRHAYAAMMYMGTPRDYEFYVAVRVMMRSLPRVRADADRVLIASADVPRDWVRAMTEEDGMRVLIVENLRNPYESNLGGTNKRFKLTLNKLYAWTLVDYERVVMIDSDNIFLQNTDELFQCGQFCAVFINPCYFHTGLFVLQPSIDVFRSMLHDLETGRENSDGADQGFLVGCYPDLLDKPMFHPPENGTKLNGTYRLPLGYQMDASYYYLKLHWHVPCGPNSVITFPSAPWFKPWYWWSWPVLPLGLSWHKKRWDDLGYAAEMPVILMELLMYIVIIAVTRLARPGITKLCYNRRPEKQSALVQWLIKLAAIAAMVAAYSIPFFVVPRTVHPIMGWSVYLFGALALSVLVINVFLLPPLDVLTTWLAIVGMLIVMAFPWYHDGVVRALAVFGYAFCSAPILWASMVRMMDSLQTMLERDSFFPRIGEPAQETEFSKLY